The DNA sequence GCCGCCGCACTCGAGCACGGCGAGCATGAGGGCCACGTGCTGGTGCCCGCGGTTCGTGAAGAGGCCGACGCGGGTCTCGCGCGTCACACCGCGTGCGCGCAGCGCTCTCGCCAGCGCTTGCGCGGTGTGATGCAGGGCGATGTACGAGATCTGCAGATCGTTCTCTACGAGGGCGACGGCGTGGGGTCTCTCGGCGACGCGGGCGCGGAAGATGTCGGAGATCGTCTCTGGATCGCGCTGCGTGTGGGTCTCGTCGCGTGGCTCAGGGTTCCCCGACCTGAGGAGGGCTTCGGTCTCTGACGCGTCTCCCAGGGTCAGCGCGGAGATGGGCTGTGCAGGCCGCTCGCAGACCTGCTCGAGCAGGCTGAGGAAGTGCCGCACCAGACGCTCGCCTGTCTGGGGCGTGAACAGGTCTGTGGCATACCAGGCGACGCACTCGAGGCCGTCGTGTCGCTCGAAGAGGTGAACCTCGAGGTCGAAGCGCACGGTGGGCTGACCGCCGAAGGCCATGCGCACCTCGAGACCGGGCAGGGTCATGTCGAATCGGCCGGCGTTCTGCAGCGCGAACATGACCTGCACGACGGGCTGTGTGTCGGGGCGTCGCTCTGGCTCGAGCTCGGCTACGATCTTCTCGAAGGGCACGTCTTGATGGGTGAAGGCGTCGAGGCTTGCGCGTCGGGTCTGGGCGAGCAGGTCGATGAAGGTGGGGTCACCGGAGA is a window from the Pseudomonadota bacterium genome containing:
- a CDS encoding non-ribosomal peptide synthetase produces the protein LERQTAWWKAHLDGAPPVLALPYDHPRPPRPSYRAGICTASVDAALTARLEDLARNHDASLFMVVRAAFAVLTQRWSGMTDLVIGSPVANRVVPEIEGLIGFFVNTLAIRSDLSGDPTFIDLLAQTRRASLDAFTHQDVPFEKIVAELEPERRPDTQPVVQVMFALQNAGRFDMTLPGLEVRMAFGGQPTVRFDLEVHLFERHDGLECVAWYATDLFTPQTGERLVRHFLSLLEQVCERPAQPISALTLGDASETEALLRSGNPEPRDETHTQRDPETISDIFRARVAERPHAVALVENDLQISYIALHHTAQALARALRARGVTRETRVGLFTNRGHQHVALMLAVLECGG